The Daucus carota subsp. sativus chromosome 7, DH1 v3.0, whole genome shotgun sequence genome window below encodes:
- the LOC108196231 gene encoding uncharacterized protein LOC108196231 isoform X1 has translation MNKSCHSDSLNFSHHLVMQFVDSQEYSKFTRIVFDTTPTVSTYIIKADCSLIDIHLPNCKHLIGTYSASFNTARLSGCFFWEDDEEMGWIGEQVDSVKSIQFIKFATQTISLGHLSLSPHIYVFCTGSLISLSSLEKIKFWTLTSMIVTLALIIWKGLMCVTGGESPVVVLSGSMEPGFKRGDILFLHMSKDPIRA, from the exons GTTATGCAATTTGTCGATTCACAAGAATATAGCAAGTTCACGCGGATTGTTTTTGATACAACTCCAACAGTCagtacatatatcatcaaagcTGATTGTTCCTTGATCGATATTCACTTACCTAATTGTAAACATTTAATAGGGACATACTCTGCGTCTTTTAACACTGCCCGACTTTCTGGATGCTTCTTTTGGGAAGATGATGAAG AAATGGGGTGGATCGGAGAGCAAGTAGATTCAGTCAAGTCTATTCAATTCATAAAGTTTGCCACTCAGACCATCTCTCTcggtcatctctctctctctccacatatttatgttttttgtaCGGGATCTTTGATCTCTTTGTCAAGCTTGGAAAAGATAAAGTTTTGGACGTTGACAA GCATGATTGTTACATTGGCACTAATTATATGGAAAGGATTGATGTGTGTAACTGGTGGCGAGTCACCTGTTGTGGTGCTTTCAGGAAGCATGGAGCCTGGCTTTAAGAGA GGTGACATTTTATTCTTGCATATGAGCAAGGATCCAATTCGCGCTTGA
- the LOC108196231 gene encoding ATPase GET3B-like isoform X6: MQFVDSQEYSKFTRIVFDTTPTGHTLRLLTLPDFLDASFGKMMKNKGDWKKVAMIRKVMRDRGVKKEIGFSSADVGDTDDSSSLHGFLSDGKTHKQWEKIYKLAESLGSGMKLILKAGEDVALKKWGGSESK, encoded by the exons ATGCAATTTGTCGATTCACAAGAATATAGCAAGTTCACGCGGATTGTTTTTGATACAACTCCAACA GGACATACTCTGCGTCTTTTAACACTGCCCGACTTTCTGGATGCTTCTTTTGGGAAGATGATGAAG AATAAAGGGGATTGGAAGAAAGTTGCAATGATACGTAAAGTGATGCGAGATAGAGGTGTAAAGAAGGAGATAGGTTTTAGCTCAGCAGATGTAGGCGACACTGATGATTCCTCGAGTTTACATGGATTTTTATCTGATGGCAAGACTCATAAACAATGGGAGAAGATCTATAAACTGGCAGAAAGCTTAGGAtcaggaatgaaactaattTTGAAGGCTGGGGAAGATGTTGCATTGAAA AAATGGGGTGGATCGGAGAGCAAGTAG
- the LOC108196231 gene encoding uncharacterized protein LOC108196231 isoform X2, which produces MQFVDSQEYSKFTRIVFDTTPTVSTYIIKADCSLIDIHLPNCKHLIGTYSASFNTARLSGCFFWEDDEEMGWIGEQVDSVKSIQFIKFATQTISLGHLSLSPHIYVFCTGSLISLSSLEKIKFWTLTSMIVTLALIIWKGLMCVTGGESPVVVLSGSMEPGFKRGDILFLHMSKDPIRA; this is translated from the exons ATGCAATTTGTCGATTCACAAGAATATAGCAAGTTCACGCGGATTGTTTTTGATACAACTCCAACAGTCagtacatatatcatcaaagcTGATTGTTCCTTGATCGATATTCACTTACCTAATTGTAAACATTTAATAGGGACATACTCTGCGTCTTTTAACACTGCCCGACTTTCTGGATGCTTCTTTTGGGAAGATGATGAAG AAATGGGGTGGATCGGAGAGCAAGTAGATTCAGTCAAGTCTATTCAATTCATAAAGTTTGCCACTCAGACCATCTCTCTcggtcatctctctctctctccacatatttatgttttttgtaCGGGATCTTTGATCTCTTTGTCAAGCTTGGAAAAGATAAAGTTTTGGACGTTGACAA GCATGATTGTTACATTGGCACTAATTATATGGAAAGGATTGATGTGTGTAACTGGTGGCGAGTCACCTGTTGTGGTGCTTTCAGGAAGCATGGAGCCTGGCTTTAAGAGA GGTGACATTTTATTCTTGCATATGAGCAAGGATCCAATTCGCGCTTGA
- the LOC108196231 gene encoding uncharacterized protein LOC108196231 isoform X3 codes for MNKSCHSDSLNFSHHLVMQFVDSQEYSKFTRIVFDTTPTVSTYIIKADCSLIDIHLPNCKHLIGTYSASFNTARLSGCFFWEDDEEMGWIGEQVDSVKSIQFIKFATQTISLGMIVTLALIIWKGLMCVTGGESPVVVLSGSMEPGFKRGDILFLHMSKDPIRA; via the exons GTTATGCAATTTGTCGATTCACAAGAATATAGCAAGTTCACGCGGATTGTTTTTGATACAACTCCAACAGTCagtacatatatcatcaaagcTGATTGTTCCTTGATCGATATTCACTTACCTAATTGTAAACATTTAATAGGGACATACTCTGCGTCTTTTAACACTGCCCGACTTTCTGGATGCTTCTTTTGGGAAGATGATGAAG AAATGGGGTGGATCGGAGAGCAAGTAGATTCAGTCAAGTCTATTCAATTCATAAAGTTTGCCACTCAGACCATCTCTCTcg GCATGATTGTTACATTGGCACTAATTATATGGAAAGGATTGATGTGTGTAACTGGTGGCGAGTCACCTGTTGTGGTGCTTTCAGGAAGCATGGAGCCTGGCTTTAAGAGA GGTGACATTTTATTCTTGCATATGAGCAAGGATCCAATTCGCGCTTGA